The window CCACTTGCGTTGATTTTTTTTATATTTTTGGGGGTATATACATTTTATAAAGTTCAGTTAAGCGATTCTATTGAATCTGATAAAAGTGATACAGTTGCATTTTTAGAATTTCCATCAGGTACATCATTTCCTCATACTGATGAAGTTTCATTGAAAGTTGAAAAATCTATTTTAAAGATTCCAGGCGTAAAGCAAATTGTGAGTAAAATTGATCCAGCCCATACATTATTGCTAATAGAACTTGATAGAGGATACTTGCCTGATGCAGAATTTATAAAAACGATAAAAACCGGCGTAGGATCAACGGAAGATGCATTTTTGTTTTTTGCGGCTGATCAAAATTCTTCATTTTTCCAGGAGATCTCATTTGATTTAATAGGTAATGATCAAGAATTATTGGAAATTCTTGTGAGTGAAATTGCAGAGAAAGTAAGATCTCTAGATGGAGTTGCTGAATTAGTGTTACGTTACAAATCTTCCCGGGATGAGTTAAGACTATTGCCTGATCCATCACTTTTTCAAGTTTCGGAGGTATCCCTCCCTCATTTTGGGAATGAGTTAAATTTGGCATTGCAGGGTGGAGTAGCAACAAAATTCATAGATGGAGAAAAGGAAATAGATGTTAGAGTTCGTTATGCGGAGGAATTTAGAAAATCCAAATTAGATTTTAGTGAAATTCGAATTAAAAATTTGAAGGATAAATTTATACCAATATCCACGATAGTTAGTATTGATGAGAAAAAGATTCCAGTCAAAATTTATCATAAAAATAGAATGAGAACTTTGAGTTTTTCGGTAAAATTGGAAGGAAATTCTTCTAATCTTAAAAACAAGATAAAAAAATTTGTCACTTCCTATAGCTTACCAACAGGGTATAGGTTAGAAGAGGATAGTGATTATTTGGAGGATTTTAATTCGAAAAGCGGTTTATCTAAATTTATGACTCTTTTTCTTCCATTCGCAACTTTCGGCGCTTCATTTCTATCTTTAAGGAAGAAGGAAAAAATTTTTTCATTTCTACATAAATTTTATATACCATATCTTTTTTCTGTTTTTTTGATTATATTTTTTTACCCTGGAGACCTTTATTTGCCGTTCCAGATTTCATTATTATTAATGGGGCCTCTTGCATATTTTTTTATTTCCTCAAAATATCACCTAACAAAATCTATTTGGATTTATTTGGCTATTATGAATTTATGTGTGTTGGTATTTATTGATAATACTCTAATCAGTTTTTTTTATATTTTTATCGGGGTTATGATTTATTTATTTGTGGTGTTTTTTGGTCATCAACTGGAAATTAAATGGAGCGAAAAATATGAAATCCCATTATTGGATTTTTTGCGAATGAATTTATATCAATTTGTCTCAAGAATTCGTATTTTTGTAAAAAGGTAGCATCTCCATTTTAATGAATTAAAATGTTCAATATTTATTCTATTGAGTTAAATTTGCATTGAAAAAATCCGTATTTTAATTCTTGTTAGTCTTAGTCAATTATGAATGATTTAAAATTAATTTTTTTGATTTTTTTGTTTTTAATCAGTTCTTGTAAAGATACTGATAAAATATCTAGGTTACATGTGGAAGGGATGCAATTTTTCCAGCTTAATAAACGTGAACTTTCAAAGAAAAAATTCCAGGAATTATATTCAATCGATCCTGATTATTTAGATACTAGAATCATGTTGGGAAAACTGCATTATTTTGATTTGGAATTTGAAAAAGCTAACTTTTACTTTCAGGAGGCTTATGAAAAAGAAAATTCGAATCTGAATGCATTAATGTGGGTTATCAAATCCAATTTTGTGAGTGGTAAAAAAGCGGAAGAAGTATTGGAGATGACAAAGTTGTATCTTTCGATGGATAGCGCTAATCCAGAAATATTGTACATCCGAGGAAAATTATTAGAGAATATAGGCAAAATCGATGAAGCTATTTTGAGTTATACAAAGGCAACTCAAAATGTCAATTTTGTTGCTCTATCTTACCTACAATTAGGTTTAATTTTTAAAAAAGCTGATTTAAAAGAAAAATTTGAAGAAAATTTAAGAAAAGCGAAGAAAATTTCCGAAGACGACCCAGTCTTGAGTAAGGAAATTAACCGGCATTTGTCGGAAATAAAACCAAATTGAACCTTCCTTAATTCCGAAGATTTCATCACCCGGGATATTGTAGCATATATTGATCAAATTATGTCCCATATGGTCCGCAGGGTATTGACTTGGATAGTGTTGGATGTAGTTGATTTTGTCATAAAGTCAGTTAGCTGGACTGGAATCGAGACTAAATTTATTCGTATACTCTTGTTATGCCCTGATCTAAACAAATGTTGCAAACTGTAACTACCATTTGAATCCAACAGAAAATCAGGCT of the Leptospira bouyouniensis genome contains:
- a CDS encoding tetratricopeptide repeat protein — encoded protein: MNDLKLIFLIFLFLISSCKDTDKISRLHVEGMQFFQLNKRELSKKKFQELYSIDPDYLDTRIMLGKLHYFDLEFEKANFYFQEAYEKENSNLNALMWVIKSNFVSGKKAEEVLEMTKLYLSMDSANPEILYIRGKLLENIGKIDEAILSYTKATQNVNFVALSYLQLGLIFKKADLKEKFEENLRKAKKISEDDPVLSKEINRHLSEIKPN